One region of Planctomycetaceae bacterium genomic DNA includes:
- a CDS encoding DUF1559 domain-containing protein: protein MSSRQMRFSWGLLAAVLGIGLTLSFAATQNEPSRPVEELLPADTVLLLGHDGAERHQAAWEKTAAYESMYESGMMDVWEKLIDFVGQQAGMGANSDVDQAMKHLEARGATLAVSLPSAQGPPLPHAMLVLHDAAKFESMLTGLARNLGGSIRAQFESKSVSGRSVTMAVIPDSPGVEIGVWAEGGHLVVVAGIDAISTAISVADGKTPNLKSNELWRKYNYGTDSFETTSVAWLDFAAVRSAYGAMPLPTPGGKTIDDILQTAGLHNLTSAAYQYGYRHRSLWSQVAIEVDGPRTGLLALSDQKAMTLADLPPLPANTSGFNASRLDMASLWNIVTQLIREGAAFGPPGAAEQVDGVLSNLPQMIGFDPGRDLFAALGDIVCIYSDPDQGFLGTGMGVMLQVRDANTLTETINKLLLQAEQASRGDFRVHRSEKSGRELVLMQFGDVQAGALCIDNGWLIAGLMPQSVEAALMRIDGKLTSWKPTAEQAEAFETLPKSFTSITVGDPRVSWHTLMKLAPFFLSGGQAALKEERILPRDAELPITIADLPPAELIVRPLFPNVTVTTSDSDGIHITSRQSLPGIPFIGSIGEGSGLATAAIGTALLLPAIQQAREAARRTQSRNNLKQIALALHNYHDVYGSFPSGTHPNEKLKPEERISWLAAILPFLEQQPLYQTIDFEESWDDASNERGAMTRVPSYLNPGSVAAVVGPGETHYVGIAGVGKDAPMLPVTSKRAGVFGYNRKTRIRDITDGTSNTIMTSEASGDFGPWMAGGNASIRSLTTKPYINGPDGIGGPYRGGVNVGLADGSVRFVSENIDPRVFELLSAMADGEVIPQF from the coding sequence ATGTCATCCAGACAAATGCGGTTTTCATGGGGCCTGCTGGCCGCGGTTCTTGGAATCGGCCTGACTCTGTCGTTCGCGGCGACGCAGAACGAACCATCCCGACCCGTCGAAGAACTGCTGCCCGCCGACACGGTGCTGTTGCTCGGTCACGACGGCGCGGAACGGCACCAGGCCGCATGGGAAAAGACGGCCGCATACGAATCGATGTATGAATCCGGCATGATGGATGTCTGGGAGAAGCTGATTGATTTCGTCGGTCAGCAGGCAGGCATGGGAGCGAACTCGGATGTCGACCAGGCAATGAAACACCTCGAAGCGCGCGGGGCGACACTGGCCGTTTCACTTCCTTCAGCACAGGGGCCGCCGCTGCCGCATGCCATGCTGGTTCTGCACGACGCGGCAAAATTCGAATCGATGCTGACCGGCCTTGCTCGCAACCTTGGCGGTTCCATTCGGGCACAGTTCGAATCGAAATCTGTGAGCGGTCGAAGCGTAACAATGGCCGTCATACCGGATTCGCCGGGTGTGGAAATCGGTGTCTGGGCCGAAGGCGGGCATCTGGTCGTCGTGGCCGGCATCGACGCGATTAGCACAGCGATTTCCGTTGCCGACGGCAAAACACCCAATCTGAAATCGAACGAATTGTGGCGGAAGTACAACTACGGCACAGACAGCTTCGAAACGACGTCTGTCGCCTGGCTGGACTTCGCAGCCGTTCGCAGCGCGTACGGAGCTATGCCGCTTCCGACACCGGGAGGAAAGACGATCGACGATATTCTGCAAACGGCCGGTCTGCACAACCTGACATCGGCCGCGTATCAGTACGGATACCGCCACCGATCACTGTGGTCGCAGGTCGCGATCGAAGTCGACGGACCACGCACAGGGCTGCTGGCGCTGTCCGATCAGAAAGCGATGACTCTGGCCGACCTGCCGCCGCTGCCGGCCAATACCAGCGGCTTCAATGCGTCGCGATTGGACATGGCTTCGCTGTGGAACATTGTCACGCAGTTGATCCGCGAAGGAGCTGCCTTCGGACCGCCCGGAGCTGCCGAACAGGTCGATGGAGTCTTGAGCAACCTGCCACAGATGATCGGCTTTGATCCCGGCCGAGATTTGTTCGCCGCGCTGGGCGACATCGTCTGTATCTATTCCGACCCGGACCAGGGATTCCTCGGCACGGGCATGGGAGTCATGCTGCAGGTCAGGGACGCGAACACGCTGACGGAAACGATCAACAAACTGCTGCTGCAGGCGGAACAGGCATCACGCGGCGACTTCCGAGTCCACCGTTCAGAAAAATCCGGACGCGAACTGGTGCTGATGCAGTTCGGCGATGTTCAGGCGGGAGCGTTGTGTATCGACAACGGCTGGCTCATCGCGGGACTGATGCCTCAGTCGGTTGAAGCAGCTCTGATGCGAATCGACGGCAAACTAACTTCGTGGAAACCAACCGCGGAACAGGCTGAGGCGTTCGAGACTTTGCCGAAATCCTTTACGTCCATCACCGTCGGCGATCCGCGAGTCAGTTGGCACACTCTGATGAAGCTGGCACCGTTCTTCCTGTCGGGCGGACAGGCGGCGCTGAAGGAGGAACGCATCCTGCCGCGTGACGCGGAACTTCCGATTACGATCGCCGACCTGCCGCCCGCGGAATTGATCGTGCGTCCTCTGTTCCCGAACGTCACCGTGACCACTTCGGACAGTGACGGCATTCATATTACGTCGCGTCAGTCTCTTCCCGGAATTCCGTTCATCGGCAGCATCGGCGAAGGCAGCGGACTGGCGACAGCCGCCATCGGAACCGCTCTGCTGCTGCCCGCCATTCAGCAGGCTCGCGAAGCCGCACGGCGCACTCAGTCGCGAAACAACCTGAAACAGATTGCTCTGGCGCTGCACAACTATCACGACGTCTATGGCAGCTTTCCGTCGGGAACTCACCCCAACGAGAAGCTTAAGCCGGAAGAACGCATAAGCTGGCTGGCCGCGATACTGCCGTTCCTTGAACAGCAACCGCTGTATCAGACGATTGACTTCGAAGAAAGCTGGGATGACGCATCCAACGAACGCGGAGCGATGACTCGTGTCCCGTCCTACCTGAACCCAGGCAGCGTCGCGGCGGTGGTCGGTCCCGGTGAAACTCACTACGTGGGCATTGCCGGAGTCGGCAAAGACGCTCCCATGCTTCCCGTCACCAGCAAGCGAGCTGGAGTCTTCGGCTACAACCGCAAGACCAGAATCCGCGACATCACCGACGGGACTTCCAACACGATTATGACCAGCGAAGCCAGCGGTGACTTCGGACCGTGGATGGCGGGCGGCAACGCTTCCATCCGCTCTCTGACGACAAAGCCGTATATCAACGGCCCCGACGGAATCGGCGGTCCCTATCGCGGCGGCGTCAACGTCGGCCTCGCGGACGGTTCCGTGCGGTTTGTCTCCGAAAACATCGATCCGCGAGTCTTCGAACTCCTGTCGGCGATGGCTGACGGCGAGGTGATCCCGCAATTCTGA
- a CDS encoding DUF1501 domain-containing protein has protein sequence MPHSPEWKPETERPVLSRRDWMRLASAGITAGSMSGWLSQLAAQTATDTSRCRSVILLWMSGGPSQIDTFDVKPDHRNGGPLKPIDTSVPGMHISETMPRLSQMMQHVVPIRSMSTQEGDHSRATYHLRTGYRPQGPVHYPTLGSLLSNELGSETSPLPNFVSISPFRNFSPAAYGPGFLGPQRSPLVVGERGQAIVGDEQATYDESLKVENLNLPDNVTPLQTDRRLAMLADFDTDFRMTHPGVPAGSHESAYLQAVRMMRSKAVRAFDLHEEDAALRDAYGRNQFGQGCLLARRLVEHGVPFVEVSLNGVTNNQNFGWDTHTNNFESVKQLTSVLDPAWATLLEDLHLRGLLDSTLVVWMGEFGRTPRINGSAGRDHWAVSWTTVLCGGGVRGGQFFGETTEDGMAVKDRPVSAADLMATIFRCVGVDPMKQNMSNVGRPIRLADPEAKAITEILA, from the coding sequence ATGCCACACTCGCCAGAATGGAAACCCGAAACCGAGCGCCCGGTGCTCAGCCGTCGCGACTGGATGCGGCTCGCGTCAGCCGGCATCACGGCGGGTTCGATGTCCGGCTGGCTGAGTCAGCTCGCCGCGCAAACGGCGACTGACACGAGCCGTTGTCGTTCCGTCATTCTGCTTTGGATGAGCGGCGGGCCGAGTCAGATCGATACGTTCGACGTCAAACCGGATCACCGCAACGGCGGTCCGCTGAAACCGATCGACACTTCGGTTCCGGGAATGCACATCAGCGAAACGATGCCCAGGCTGTCGCAGATGATGCAGCACGTTGTTCCCATTCGTTCCATGTCGACTCAGGAAGGCGACCATTCGCGGGCCACGTACCATCTGCGAACGGGTTATCGTCCGCAGGGACCGGTGCACTATCCGACGCTTGGATCGCTGCTCAGCAATGAGCTTGGCTCGGAGACTTCGCCGCTGCCGAACTTTGTCAGCATCTCTCCGTTTCGCAACTTCAGTCCTGCGGCATATGGACCGGGGTTTCTGGGACCGCAACGATCGCCGCTGGTTGTGGGAGAACGCGGGCAGGCGATTGTCGGGGACGAACAGGCAACGTACGACGAGTCACTGAAGGTCGAGAATCTGAATCTGCCGGACAACGTCACGCCGCTGCAGACCGACCGCCGTCTGGCCATGCTGGCTGACTTCGACACCGATTTCCGCATGACTCACCCGGGCGTTCCTGCGGGAAGTCATGAGTCCGCTTATCTGCAGGCAGTGCGCATGATGCGTTCAAAGGCGGTCCGGGCGTTCGACCTTCACGAAGAAGACGCTGCTCTGCGCGACGCTTATGGGCGAAACCAGTTTGGCCAGGGATGCCTGCTGGCGCGACGGCTGGTCGAACACGGTGTTCCGTTTGTGGAAGTGTCGCTGAACGGAGTGACAAACAACCAGAACTTCGGCTGGGACACTCACACGAACAATTTCGAATCTGTGAAGCAACTGACGTCGGTACTCGACCCGGCCTGGGCGACGCTGCTGGAAGACCTGCACCTTCGCGGGCTGCTGGATTCCACGCTGGTGGTCTGGATGGGCGAATTCGGCCGGACACCGCGCATCAACGGCAGCGCGGGGCGCGATCACTGGGCGGTTTCGTGGACCACAGTGCTGTGCGGGGGCGGCGTTCGCGGAGGCCAGTTCTTCGGCGAAACGACCGAGGATGGAATGGCCGTGAAAGACCGTCCTGTGTCGGCCGCCGACCTGATGGCCACAATCTTTCGGTGCGTCGGCGTTGACCCGATGAAACAGAACATGTCCAACGTCGGCCGCCCGATTCGGCTGGCCGATCCCGAAGCCAAAGCGATCACGGAGATCCTGGCATGA
- a CDS encoding DUF1549 and DUF1553 domain-containing protein, with protein sequence MTHLPHIFQPQKSFHVRVNVRRSRSFDLARFVQGIVIACLVVCGLPVQAQHSDAPDDVQILADQIDELVAAKWKENGLVPASPADDAEYLRRVWLDIGGRIPRAADARDFLEDTTDDKRRRLVDELLDGPNYVVNSTNFWRTVLIPEADTDFMVRYMLPGFEAWLRQKLADDTPYDDMVRELLTTQVAGVDLFSRQGELSPIAFYQSKEIKPENLAAATSRMFLGIRIECAQCHDHPFDTWKRKDFWGYATFFASLERRSGGGGLLGRLQELFGRQTLTIPDTNEVVRATFLTGESPQIASGSSPRITLADWITSGDNPYFSRTAANRVWGHFFGKGIVHPVDDFSSSNPPTHPELLDLLAGELVRHDFDLKFLMRAITASRTYQLTSAVRPGSEQPDTWLFSRMSVKGMTAEQLYDSIDQAVGNHESFDQTQRMSFQPTTRSRFIEQFSDNRSDPTERQTSVLQALSMMNGKLVSDATDLNSSRTLAGIAAYPGFDTSQQVEALFLATLNRRPSPDEQQRFVDYVRTADDSRTEKEALADMFWMLLNSSQFSLNH encoded by the coding sequence ATGACTCACTTGCCGCATATTTTTCAACCGCAAAAGTCGTTTCATGTTCGCGTGAATGTTCGACGGTCGCGGTCATTTGATCTCGCGCGCTTTGTGCAGGGCATTGTGATCGCGTGTCTGGTTGTCTGCGGACTGCCGGTCCAGGCACAGCACTCGGACGCTCCGGATGACGTCCAGATACTTGCCGATCAAATTGACGAACTGGTCGCGGCAAAATGGAAAGAAAACGGCCTGGTCCCGGCGAGTCCGGCGGACGACGCGGAGTACCTGCGGCGCGTCTGGCTGGACATTGGCGGCAGAATTCCCCGCGCTGCCGACGCGAGAGACTTTCTGGAGGACACGACCGATGACAAACGTCGGCGGCTGGTTGATGAGCTGCTGGACGGACCGAACTACGTCGTCAATTCCACGAACTTCTGGCGCACCGTGCTGATTCCGGAGGCAGACACGGATTTCATGGTGCGCTACATGCTGCCCGGGTTTGAGGCGTGGCTGCGACAGAAACTGGCCGATGACACGCCCTACGATGACATGGTGCGGGAGCTGTTGACGACGCAGGTGGCCGGAGTTGATTTGTTTTCCCGTCAGGGTGAGTTGTCGCCTATCGCCTTCTATCAGTCGAAGGAAATCAAACCGGAGAACCTGGCCGCTGCGACGTCGCGAATGTTTCTGGGAATTCGCATCGAGTGTGCTCAGTGCCACGACCACCCGTTTGATACGTGGAAGCGAAAGGACTTCTGGGGCTACGCGACATTCTTTGCATCGCTGGAACGCCGCTCGGGAGGCGGCGGGCTTCTCGGTCGGCTGCAGGAATTGTTCGGTCGCCAGACGCTGACGATTCCGGATACGAATGAGGTTGTTCGTGCGACGTTTCTGACAGGAGAATCGCCCCAGATTGCGTCCGGCAGCAGTCCCCGAATCACGCTCGCCGACTGGATTACGTCCGGCGACAATCCGTACTTCAGTCGCACGGCCGCAAATCGCGTGTGGGGGCATTTCTTCGGGAAAGGGATCGTCCATCCTGTCGACGATTTTTCCAGTTCGAATCCGCCCACTCATCCGGAACTGCTCGATCTTCTCGCCGGCGAACTCGTGCGGCACGACTTCGATCTGAAGTTTCTGATGCGAGCAATCACTGCCAGCAGAACCTACCAGTTGACCAGCGCGGTTCGACCCGGCAGCGAACAACCGGACACGTGGCTGTTTTCACGAATGTCCGTCAAAGGCATGACGGCGGAACAGCTCTACGACAGCATCGATCAGGCGGTGGGAAATCACGAATCGTTCGATCAGACACAGCGGATGAGTTTTCAGCCGACAACTCGCAGCCGGTTCATCGAGCAGTTTTCGGACAATCGCAGCGACCCGACAGAACGCCAGACATCCGTGCTACAGGCGCTGTCGATGATGAACGGCAAACTCGTCAGTGATGCGACGGATCTGAATTCCAGCAGAACGCTGGCGGGAATCGCCGCGTACCCTGGCTTCGACACATCGCAGCAGGTGGAAGCCCTGTTTCTGGCGACACTCAACCGGCGGCCGAGTCCCGATGAGCAGCAGCGTTTTGTCGACTACGTGCGCACCGCCGATGACTCGCGCACGGAGAAGGAAGCCCTGGCCGATATGTTCTGGATGCTGTTGAACAGCAGCCAGTTTTCACTGAATCACTGA
- a CDS encoding WD40 repeat domain-containing protein: MSNRFKQFFALASSACVLAMQLSLGRADDGGAGDGRADREPAIEAMEFETTASRALNGSTDVLCLAESPSGSDLIAAFHDGCVILFDRTTRQRVAGTKCHDAPVSDMAVAGNVLAAAVDDGTVRTWSLPDLTPINVLPGHAGRAVGVAVSADGHTIASCGIDGTVRLWHADPAAEIAVLTGHNAAVRAVAFSADGRLLASAGDDGTVRLWRAETRQQISSLDGHAGRIRDVAFSPDGRLLASAGEDGTVRLWNADAPETPPRSLKHDAMVWRLCFASHGRLLASGDADGTIRLWNVETGALTATLHDHTDTITSLLFAADSKSLFSSSHDGTINTWHAMKPLQPPLAVIDIDAGKVWASAVSPTDGHVAAGGRDGFVRIVDLRSGQTSLDLNEPNGTTIDCLEYSLDGRMIAAAGWKSSEVVVWNVADGSLMRTFVADANVRAIAFSPDGTILAAGCDDNQLLVWDVASGDLKQKVNAHAQPVYDISFSPDGRVIATCCGNWREQKPGEVKLWKTSSLIEIAQLAAHEAAVRAAVFSPDGSRLASVSEDGVIIISDVKTQQELPVMKGPAGSRTLDWSPDGRLLAAGQHNGTTTVWDLKTASVIRRLGGNDDTFSVRFVPDGSVLCSAGGDRKLTLWDTSDLSDDGTRPRTVDAVRNWRTLVP; the protein is encoded by the coding sequence GTGTCGAATCGATTCAAACAGTTTTTTGCGCTGGCGTCATCGGCGTGTGTGCTCGCCATGCAGCTTTCGCTCGGTCGAGCGGACGATGGCGGAGCCGGTGATGGGCGAGCCGACCGCGAACCTGCCATCGAAGCGATGGAATTCGAAACCACGGCTTCTCGCGCGCTGAATGGTTCCACCGACGTTCTGTGCCTTGCGGAATCTCCGTCGGGCAGCGATCTGATTGCCGCATTTCATGACGGCTGCGTCATTCTGTTCGACCGGACCACGCGCCAGCGAGTTGCCGGAACGAAGTGCCACGACGCGCCGGTTTCCGATATGGCGGTTGCCGGTAACGTGCTGGCTGCCGCTGTTGATGACGGAACTGTTCGCACGTGGAGTCTGCCGGATCTGACACCGATCAACGTGCTGCCGGGCCATGCCGGTCGAGCGGTCGGAGTTGCCGTGTCCGCCGACGGTCACACAATCGCGTCGTGCGGAATCGACGGGACGGTTCGGCTTTGGCACGCCGATCCCGCCGCCGAAATCGCCGTTCTGACCGGTCACAACGCGGCGGTTCGAGCGGTTGCGTTTTCTGCCGACGGTCGGCTGCTGGCGTCCGCCGGAGACGACGGCACGGTGCGGCTTTGGCGCGCGGAAACACGGCAGCAAATCAGCAGTCTGGACGGTCATGCTGGCCGAATTCGAGACGTGGCGTTCTCTCCTGACGGACGTCTGCTGGCCAGCGCCGGCGAAGATGGAACGGTGCGGTTGTGGAACGCTGACGCTCCGGAGACGCCGCCGCGGTCACTGAAGCACGACGCGATGGTCTGGCGGCTCTGCTTCGCGTCTCACGGAAGGCTGCTGGCATCCGGCGATGCTGACGGAACGATTCGCCTGTGGAACGTCGAAACGGGGGCTTTGACAGCAACGCTTCACGATCACACCGATACGATCACGTCGCTGTTATTCGCCGCCGATTCAAAGTCGCTGTTCAGCAGCAGCCACGACGGAACGATCAACACCTGGCACGCGATGAAGCCGCTGCAGCCGCCACTGGCCGTGATCGATATCGACGCGGGCAAGGTGTGGGCGTCGGCGGTTTCTCCGACGGATGGGCATGTCGCCGCGGGCGGCCGCGACGGATTTGTCAGAATCGTCGATCTTCGTTCGGGTCAGACATCACTGGATTTGAACGAACCAAACGGCACGACGATCGACTGTCTGGAGTATTCGCTCGACGGCCGGATGATCGCCGCCGCCGGCTGGAAGAGCAGCGAAGTCGTGGTGTGGAACGTCGCTGACGGTTCGCTGATGAGAACCTTCGTGGCCGACGCGAATGTTCGAGCCATCGCGTTTTCACCCGACGGAACGATCCTGGCGGCCGGATGCGATGACAATCAGTTGCTTGTCTGGGACGTCGCGTCGGGTGATCTGAAGCAGAAAGTCAACGCTCACGCCCAGCCGGTCTACGACATCTCTTTTTCACCGGACGGCCGGGTCATCGCGACGTGCTGCGGTAACTGGCGTGAACAGAAACCCGGCGAAGTGAAGCTCTGGAAAACGAGTTCACTTATCGAAATCGCTCAACTGGCCGCGCATGAGGCGGCCGTGCGAGCCGCCGTGTTCAGTCCGGACGGCAGTCGGCTCGCTTCCGTCAGCGAAGACGGCGTCATCATAATCAGCGACGTCAAAACGCAGCAGGAACTGCCCGTCATGAAAGGTCCCGCCGGATCGCGCACGCTGGACTGGTCACCCGACGGGCGGTTGCTCGCGGCTGGCCAGCACAACGGTACGACCACCGTTTGGGATCTGAAGACTGCAAGCGTCATTCGTCGCCTCGGCGGTAACGACGACACATTCTCCGTACGATTCGTGCCGGACGGTTCAGTCCTGTGTTCGGCCGGAGGCGACCGGAAACTGACTTTGTGGGACACTTCGGATCTGTCCGACGACGGCACGCGGCCCCGTACCGTCGACGCCGTTCGCAACTGGAGGACGCTCGTTCCATGA